AAAATCCTGCTCTTGAATCTGGAAAAGAGGATGAGTATGAAAAAGACGAGTACGATACTGAAGAATTCGATGATTATGAAGATTCAGAAGCTGACAGAATGGAAGCCGAAGATATTAACTTAGACGAATACTTAAGCAGCGACGATACTCCCGATTATAAAACACAGGTCAATAATTACAGTGATGACGACGAAAGCAAGGAAACGCCATTTGCGGCAGCCATAAGTTTTCATCAAGACCTCATCAATCAACTAAACACTTTTATCCTGAGTGATGAAGAACGTGATATTGCTGAATTTTTGGTTGGAAGTATTGACGACACTGGATATATTAGAAGAAGTACTGCGGATTTAGTAGATGACATGGCGTTTACACAAGGACTTTACACCTCCGAAAAAGAAGTAGAATCCATTTTGCATATCATACACGAACTAGAACCGACGGGTGTGGGAGCAAGGGATTTGCAGGAATGTTTATTACTTCAGCTCAAGCACAAAACACCAACAGAATCTGTTGAATACGCAACAACTATAATCGAACATCATTTTGATGCTTTTGTGAGAAAGCATTATGATAAATTGACTCAAAAACTCAATATTTCCAATGAACAGCTTAAAAATGCTATTCACGAAATAGAGAGACTGAATCCAAAACCTGGTGGATCTTTTTCTGGAAATAATAAAATTACTGAGAATATAGTTCCTGATTTTGCTATTCGTATCGTTGATGGTGAACTCGAACTTACCTTAAATGGCCGAAACGCTCCTACTTTACATGTTTCCAAAGATTATCAGGAAATGATGCAAACGTATAAAGAATCGAAGGATAAATCACATTCTCAAAAAGATGCCGTACAGTTCATCAAACAAAAACTAGACTCGGCAAAATGGTTTATAGATGCTATAAAACAGCGTCAGGATACTTTGTTTGTAACGATGAATGCTATTATGCATTATCAAAAAGATTATTTACTGGATGGTGACGAAACCCGATTAAAACCAATGATCTTAAAAGACATTGCAGATATGATTGGACTCGACATATCCACCGTTTCCAGAGTAGCCAACAGTAAATATGTTGAAACTCCTTATGGGACAAAACTAATAAAAGAATTCTTCTCGGAAGCAATGAAAAATGATCAGGGCGAAGAAGTATCTACACTCGAAATCAAAAGAATTTTACAAAATACTATCGAAGAAGAAGACAAAAAAAATCCATTACCCGATGATCTTCTGGCTGAAATACTCAAAGAAAAAGGATATCCAATTGCTAGAAGAACTATAGCTAAATACCGCGAACAATTAGAAATTCCTGTGGCCCGCATGAGGAAAAAATTATAATTGTATTTCTCTAACCTTCTTCAAATCTCCTTTTACATTGAAAAAGATACTTCCCATATTTTCTTATATATTCCATCCGCTTTTCACACCGATACAAGCTTGTTTTTTATATTTTTTATTTCACAATGCCGACTATAATATCAAACAAATTACTTCCTTTTTTTGGCAGGTTTCAATTGTAACTATTTTAATTCCGATGGCATTGTACTACTTACTGCGTTTTACAGGTAAAATAGATTCTATAATGATTGCCGATTTAGAACAACGCAAAATACCACTAGTGTTTCAAAGCTTTTTAATAATTTTATTGCTGCGAAAAGGAATCCCATTAGAATATTATCCAGAATTACATTTTTTCTTCTTAGGCGCTTTATTTAGCACCTTATTCGCACTTGGCTTACTTTATATCAAATTTAAAGCCAGCCTTCACATGCTTGCCATTTCGGCCTTAACCGTTTTTGTTTTTGGATTGAATATTCACTTACAAATGGGAAGTGTATATCTTGTTCCTTTTTTATTATTGATGAATGGATTTGTAGCTTCCTCACGTTTGGTAATGCAGGCACATACTCCCAACGAAATAATTATTGGAGTACTATTGGGTAGCATTCCTCAAATAGCATTTCTTTTTTTATGGTTATAAAATATAAAAAATAACCCCTAGACTCAAAACATTCATAGTAACAGGTACAGAATCGATTTTAGCAGTCGATTTAAAAATGGAATTTAACCCATAATATATTTGTAAGTTAAAGGCACTATACCCCATTGAAAGGTAAACACCATAAAGTAACTCTTCAAAATCTTTATTATTTTTAATCACAATTTTTTGATTTCCATCATCAAAAACAGATTTATCGTATAACAAATAACTAACTTTAAAGCCTCCATATAGTCTAAAAAACTGAAAAGTCTCAGGTGTCGAATTACGCCATCTAAACTCAATTGGTATTTCTACCCGCAATTGTTCGAATCTATTTCTGTCATAACTAACATTTGATGGTATTATTCCATAAATTGGATTATCACTACTTCCAATAATAGCCAAGTTTTGAATATAATTGTTAAATGAAAAACCAATACCTGGAGCTATAGCAAAAGTTCTACTCTTATTCAATGGAAAATCTCGAAGGAATCCTGCACCAAAACCAAATGATATTTTATCTTGAGCGAGTCCTTCTGGTTTTTTTACAATTGAATTATAATTAAGCCCAGCATAAAATTGATCTTCTCTATATAGACTATCAATCTTGACATGTAAAGAGTCTATTGAGAACGTTGTCTCTTGAGAAAACCCTTTAAAAATTGATAAAAAAAGAAAACAACCAAGAAATAATCGCATCATTAGTTTGAGAGTTTAGTAGGCTTCAAAGGATTCAAAATCCGTCAAAACGTAATGCTTATGTATAGCTGTTACAAATATCATAAAAAAACGCTGAACCCCTTTAAGATTGAACGTTTTTTATTTTGCAGAGAGGAAGGATATTGAGTATTACACCAAATATCATTTCAAAAGACATTTGAAAAATTCCACTAAACAACTTAATTACAAATACAACTACTTAATTTAATGTGACTTTTGCAAATAAAAATTCATAAATAATTTAAAAAAACGAAATAATATAAAACCAACATCAGATTTTTAACGTAAATACTTATTTAGAATAAAAACTTAATTTACCAAAATCATGAAACCACAAACTAAACAAATAATTATCGTTTTAGTAGCGCTTTTCCTTATTAGTTGTAGTGCTGAA
The Flavobacterium sp. 5 DNA segment above includes these coding regions:
- the rpoN gene encoding RNA polymerase factor sigma-54, producing MLKQFLNLKISQKLSPQQIQLMKLIQLPTQAFEQRLLEEMNENPALESGKEDEYEKDEYDTEEFDDYEDSEADRMEAEDINLDEYLSSDDTPDYKTQVNNYSDDDESKETPFAAAISFHQDLINQLNTFILSDEERDIAEFLVGSIDDTGYIRRSTADLVDDMAFTQGLYTSEKEVESILHIIHELEPTGVGARDLQECLLLQLKHKTPTESVEYATTIIEHHFDAFVRKHYDKLTQKLNISNEQLKNAIHEIERLNPKPGGSFSGNNKITENIVPDFAIRIVDGELELTLNGRNAPTLHVSKDYQEMMQTYKESKDKSHSQKDAVQFIKQKLDSAKWFIDAIKQRQDTLFVTMNAIMHYQKDYLLDGDETRLKPMILKDIADMIGLDISTVSRVANSKYVETPYGTKLIKEFFSEAMKNDQGEEVSTLEIKRILQNTIEEEDKKNPLPDDLLAEILKEKGYPIARRTIAKYREQLEIPVARMRKKL
- a CDS encoding porin family protein, which gives rise to MMRLFLGCFLFLSIFKGFSQETTFSIDSLHVKIDSLYREDQFYAGLNYNSIVKKPEGLAQDKISFGFGAGFLRDFPLNKSRTFAIAPGIGFSFNNYIQNLAIIGSSDNPIYGIIPSNVSYDRNRFEQLRVEIPIEFRWRNSTPETFQFFRLYGGFKVSYLLYDKSVFDDGNQKIVIKNNKDFEELLYGVYLSMGYSAFNLQIYYGLNSIFKSTAKIDSVPVTMNVLSLGVIFYIL